A region of the Arenibacter antarcticus genome:
CCAGTTCTCCATAATTTATCATAAGGCACCAAATCACCAAAAATGGTTCTCCCTCTCATAGAAGGCCTAGAATATTCTAATGAAACATCAGAAAGTCCAACCTTTTGTGTTAAAGTAGCAAAAGGACTAGCCTCTGGTGTCACAATTTGCGCTTGTACCCCCATCGATACCGCAAATATTAATGCTAAAATCGTAATCTTTTTCATGGCTAATTCTGTTTATTAAGTTTCTGCTAATTTAACTATTTTAAATCAAACTTCACATTGCTATACCCTCAAAACCGCTATGTTAGAAAATTAATCACCTATTAATTCAAGCTCCAATTACTAGCCAGTAAATAGATAATTAAATTATGTTTAACTTTTATTATTTTTTGTTAAACAATAATATTTTAACTTTACACAAACAAATACAATGAAACTTTACCAATTACGCTCCAAGCAAATTCTTCCTATATCCAAGGAAATTGCCTGGAAGTTTCTTATAGACCCTAGGAATCTTAAGGTTATAACTCCAGATGCTATGGGGTTCTCTATCTTATCTGGAGGAGACAGGCCCATGTTCCCCGGGCAGATTATTCAATATAAAGTTTCACCATTTCCCGGTTATACCACCAAATGGACAACTGAAATAACCCATGTTAGGGATGGGGAATATTTTGTGGATGAACAACGCTATGGACCATATGCTCTTTGGCATCACAAACATTTTTTAACATCGGTTCCAGAGGGAGTGGAAATGGAAGATATCATCGATTACAAGCTCCCATTTGGACTTTTTGGACAACTTGCACATCCATCTGTGGTAAAGCCGCAATTGCAAAAAATATTCGACTATAGAAGAGAAAAATTAATAGCCCTTTTTGGGGAGGTTCAACACACCACCACATCCCTAGAATTTAAATCGAGTTAAAAAATAATAAACCCAGGAAACGCAAGCGCAACATTAGCGCATGATAGATTAAAACGCAGACAGGGATTAAAAAAATAAAATGAGTGAAAAAATATCAATATTTTGGTTCCGAAGAGATTTAAGGTTAGAGGACAATGTTGGCCTTTATAGTGCATTGAAAGATTCCTTTCCGGTATTGCCTATATTTATTTTTGATGAGGAAATATTAGAGAATCTATCCAAAGATGACCCTCGGGTAGGCTTCATTTACGATCGATTACAACAGATGCGTTCCCAGCTTCAACAGGAATTTAATTCATCCTTGGCCCTCTTCTATGGAAAACCAAAGGAAATATTCCAGAACCTACTCCAAAATTATCAGGTGCAACAAGTAATTGCCAATAGGGATTATGAGCCTTATGCCAGACGCCGAGACGAGGAAATTAGCACCATTTTGACAAAAAACAAGCTTGTATTTAAGACCTATAAAGATCAGGTTATCTTTGAAAAGGACGAGACCGTAAAATCGGACGGGAATCCATATTTGGTATATACACCCTATAAAAATAAGTGGCAAACACAGTTTAACGAAAAATACCATTTAAATAAAAGTAACTCAGAAGAACATTTAAAAAATTTAGTACAAAATAGCAGACTTCCTAATGTATCACTTTCGGATATCGGCTTTACCACAGCTACTATTAAAGTTCCTGAGTATTCCCTTAACTCCAAATTGATTAACAATTACGAGGATACCCGGAATTTTCCAGACATTGAGAACGGAACATCCAGAATTGGGCCCCATTTGCGGTTTGGTACGGTTTCTATCCGACAGGTTATGAAGAAAGCCATTGCCGAGAACAACCACGTTTTCTGGAGTGAACTGATATGGAGGGAATTTTTTATGCAGATATTATGGCATTTTCCAAATACTGTGAAGGATGCCTTCAAACCCAAATACGACCGAATTGTATGGCGCAATAACGAAAAGGAATTTGAAAAATGGAAGAAAGGCGAAACGGGTTACCCTATGGTAGATGCGGGGATGCATGAATTAAATGCTACAGGATATATGCACAACCGAGTCCGTATGCTGGTGGCTAGTTTTCTCTGCAAACACCTTTTGATAGATTGGCGATGGGGAGAAGCCTATTTTGCAGAAAAATTACTGGACTATGAAATGAGTTCCAACGTAGGGAACTGGCAATGGGCAGCTGGTTGCGGAGTGGATGCAGCTCCCTATTTTCGGATCTTTAATCCTATGACCCAAGCGGATAAATTTGATAAGGACGGGAAGTACATTAAAAATTGGATTCCCGACCTAGATAATCTTTCCTATCCAGAAAAAATGGTAGATCATAAGGAGGCCCGTGAGCGATGTCTAAAAGTGTACAAGGAAGCTTTGGAATAATATCTTTTTTAGTAAATTTCAGGAATGTAGCATGTTGTTTTTCACTATCTTCAACCAACCCTTTAATTGGCGTATTTATTGTAATGTACGCCCAAGGACATGGAGTATAGATTTTCAAAGCCTTAACCATAAATGTACAATTGTGGAGAATTTTACAAAATACTTAAAAACAAAGGCGAGCGTTTCCGAAACCGAGTTTCTAGAGCTGATAAAAAAGGTGGAGTTTAGGGATATAGCGAAAGGAGAAATATTACTTAGGCCCGGGGAAGTATGCACTCATTCTTTTTTTGTGGAAAAAGGCCTTTTACGTTCTTATACTATAGATTCTTCCGGGAAAGAACATATTATTCAGTTTGGAACTGAAAGTTGGATCGTCGCCGATCGCAGTAGTGCATTTTTTAATGAGCCTTCGGATTTATTTATAGATACTATCGAAGAGAGTACAGTTGCATTGATTGATTCCGATTTCCTAAATCCGGCAAGTGAAATTAGCAACACTTTTAGAAACTACCACCAAATTGCACTTCAGAACCATATTCGGTACCAACAAAAGAGAATCAATTTATTATTAAGTGCAAACGCGGAATCTCGCTACCTAAACTTTATCACATTATACCCCAACCTTACAAAAAGGGCACAGCAATGGATGATTGCTTCCTATTTGGGAATTACTCCGGAGAGCCTAAGCAGAGTTAGAAAAGAGCTGGCCAGAAAACACTTTAAATCCAATTAATATATTTCTTATCCCACATCAATGTACCGGAGGTTATTTTCTCCTAATATTGTAACACACAACAATAATTAAAAACTATGAAATGAGCATGACCGAAATCTGGTCGCAAATACGAATTAAGATATGCGAATCGCATATGACCGTTAAAAATCAATAAATATCTACATATGAATAAAAAAGCTATTGAAATAGTCGTTGCTCCAAGGGAGCCACACTATGTGGGAGATGGATTTAGGGTACACAATTTTATTCCCAGTGGTTTTCGGTTAGATATGAAAAGGATGGATCCATTTATTCTTATGGATTACAATTCCCCTTTTTATTTTCCCCCTTCAGATGCGCCAAGGGGCGTAAGTGTACATCCGCATAGGGGTTTTGAGACGGTAACCATTGCTTATCAAGGAAAAGTTGCCCATCACGATAGTTCTGGAAACAGCGGTGTTATTGAGGAAGGGGACGTACAATGGATGACCGCCGCATCGGGAATTCTACATAAAGAATATCATGAGGAGGGGTTTAGCAAAGCGGGAGGCTACTTTCAAATGGTGCAGTTATGGGTCAACCTTCCGGCCAAAGATAAAATGGGTCCCCCTAAATATCAAGGTATTACCAATTCTCAGGTCAATAAGTACCACTTGAAGGATGATATGGGCCTAATAGAGGTAATTGCAGGGGAATACGAGAGTATTTTAGGGGCCGCCTCCACCTTTACCCCAGTAAACTTATTGAATGTTAAGTTACAAGAGGGTGGGAAAGCAAATTTCACCTTTCCCGAATCCTATACTACCGCCTTGCTGGTTATACAAGGGGAAATTAAAGTAAACAATCAAGAAACCGTGCCTACGGACCACTTTGTTCTATTTGAAAATAACGGCACCGATTTCATCCTAGAGGCTACACAAAAGGCCGTAGTGCTTGTATTG
Encoded here:
- a CDS encoding SRPBCC family protein — its product is MKLYQLRSKQILPISKEIAWKFLIDPRNLKVITPDAMGFSILSGGDRPMFPGQIIQYKVSPFPGYTTKWTTEITHVRDGEYFVDEQRYGPYALWHHKHFLTSVPEGVEMEDIIDYKLPFGLFGQLAHPSVVKPQLQKIFDYRREKLIALFGEVQHTTTSLEFKSS
- a CDS encoding deoxyribodipyrimidine photo-lyase, producing MSEKISIFWFRRDLRLEDNVGLYSALKDSFPVLPIFIFDEEILENLSKDDPRVGFIYDRLQQMRSQLQQEFNSSLALFYGKPKEIFQNLLQNYQVQQVIANRDYEPYARRRDEEISTILTKNKLVFKTYKDQVIFEKDETVKSDGNPYLVYTPYKNKWQTQFNEKYHLNKSNSEEHLKNLVQNSRLPNVSLSDIGFTTATIKVPEYSLNSKLINNYEDTRNFPDIENGTSRIGPHLRFGTVSIRQVMKKAIAENNHVFWSELIWREFFMQILWHFPNTVKDAFKPKYDRIVWRNNEKEFEKWKKGETGYPMVDAGMHELNATGYMHNRVRMLVASFLCKHLLIDWRWGEAYFAEKLLDYEMSSNVGNWQWAAGCGVDAAPYFRIFNPMTQADKFDKDGKYIKNWIPDLDNLSYPEKMVDHKEARERCLKVYKEALE
- a CDS encoding Crp/Fnr family transcriptional regulator; its protein translation is MENFTKYLKTKASVSETEFLELIKKVEFRDIAKGEILLRPGEVCTHSFFVEKGLLRSYTIDSSGKEHIIQFGTESWIVADRSSAFFNEPSDLFIDTIEESTVALIDSDFLNPASEISNTFRNYHQIALQNHIRYQQKRINLLLSANAESRYLNFITLYPNLTKRAQQWMIASYLGITPESLSRVRKELARKHFKSN
- a CDS encoding pirin family protein; the encoded protein is MNKKAIEIVVAPREPHYVGDGFRVHNFIPSGFRLDMKRMDPFILMDYNSPFYFPPSDAPRGVSVHPHRGFETVTIAYQGKVAHHDSSGNSGVIEEGDVQWMTAASGILHKEYHEEGFSKAGGYFQMVQLWVNLPAKDKMGPPKYQGITNSQVNKYHLKDDMGLIEVIAGEYESILGAASTFTPVNLLNVKLQEGGKANFTFPESYTTALLVIQGEIKVNNQETVPTDHFVLFENNGTDFILEATQKAVVLVLSGAPINEPIAAQGPFVMNTKEELTEAIKDYNLGKFGSLEE